Proteins encoded by one window of Bauldia sp.:
- a CDS encoding L,D-transpeptidase: MTTLFALLAALQLFIFGPETVPPQIVDAVNDVGVTAMVSIADQRMYVVVIDKMGLKKTYAWRVSTGKDGFETPTGDFRPTRTAAEYYSKTYDDAPMPYAVFFTGGYAVHATEAVGRLGSPASHGCVRLTLENAQTFFSLVEAFGARNTTIAVKA, encoded by the coding sequence ATGACAACGCTTTTCGCCCTGCTTGCCGCGCTGCAGCTCTTCATCTTCGGGCCGGAGACGGTGCCGCCGCAGATTGTCGACGCGGTCAACGATGTCGGGGTTACCGCGATGGTCTCCATCGCCGACCAGCGCATGTATGTCGTCGTGATCGACAAGATGGGGCTGAAGAAGACGTATGCCTGGCGGGTTTCGACCGGCAAGGACGGGTTCGAGACGCCGACCGGCGACTTCCGGCCGACGCGCACGGCGGCCGAGTATTATTCCAAGACTTACGACGACGCGCCGATGCCCTATGCCGTGTTCTTCACCGGCGGGTATGCGGTGCATGCGACCGAGGCGGTCGGGCGGCTGGGGTCGCCGGCGTCGCATGGCTGCGTGCGGCTGACGCTGGAGAATGCGCAGACGTTCTTCTCGCTAGTCGAGGCGTTTGGCGCGCGGAATACGACGATTGCGGTGAAGGCGTAG
- a CDS encoding SDR family oxidoreductase: MAKTVLITGCSSGIGQSTARHFAGEGWNVVATMRNPASDAARDYPDHVLVEPLDVTDPTSAAAAVEAGVRRFGDLDAIVNNAGVSIVSIFEATAAEAIQRVFSTNVFGPMNVIRAALPHLRARNGAIVNISSGVGFVAVPLLSFYVASKWALEGFSESLAYELESQHVRVKLVEPGAVRTTNFSASTGAAMQTTAVPPGYRSYFDHALGAMMNYPFAATEEQSVVETIYRAAIDTSQRLRYPVGPDLAEYARLRWSTSEDEYRAEMSRLVGQTAWREMRK; the protein is encoded by the coding sequence ATGGCCAAGACCGTTCTCATTACCGGGTGCTCATCCGGCATCGGCCAATCGACCGCCCGCCACTTTGCCGGCGAGGGCTGGAACGTCGTGGCGACGATGCGCAATCCCGCGTCCGACGCGGCGCGCGATTATCCGGATCACGTGCTGGTCGAGCCGCTCGACGTCACCGACCCGACGAGCGCCGCAGCCGCGGTCGAGGCTGGCGTCCGGCGTTTCGGGGACCTCGACGCCATCGTCAACAACGCCGGTGTCAGCATCGTCTCGATTTTCGAGGCGACGGCGGCCGAGGCGATCCAGCGGGTTTTTTCCACCAACGTATTCGGCCCGATGAACGTCATCCGGGCGGCGCTGCCGCACCTGCGGGCGCGCAACGGCGCCATCGTCAACATCAGTTCCGGCGTGGGCTTTGTTGCGGTCCCGCTGCTGTCCTTCTACGTGGCCTCGAAATGGGCGCTGGAAGGTTTCTCCGAGTCGCTGGCCTACGAACTCGAGTCGCAGCACGTGCGGGTCAAGCTCGTTGAACCTGGCGCGGTGCGCACCACCAACTTTTCTGCGAGCACCGGCGCCGCGATGCAAACGACGGCGGTCCCGCCGGGCTACCGGAGCTATTTCGACCACGCGCTCGGAGCGATGATGAACTACCCGTTTGCGGCGACCGAGGAGCAATCGGTGGTCGAGACGATCTATCGCGCGGCGATCGACACCTCGCAGCGCCTTCGTTATCCGGTCGGACCGGACCTCGCGGAATACGCGCGGCTGCGGTGGTCGACGTCGGAAGACGAATACCGCGCCGAGATGAGCCGGCTGGTCGGGCAGACGGCATGGCGCGAAATGCGGAAATAG
- a CDS encoding AraC family transcriptional regulator, which produces MDALSEIVRLLRPETVLLGEMAAAGRWGLRMPPQPGPVFYLVTEGRCWYVPDEGAPTELIEGDYMLSLRPASDTFVSEPGAEIVLTTEAYKRAHKVDGELRLGDPERLPTTRKLGGLILCNPANADLLLELLPRVVMVRAERDANARLRALLSLLKQEADGASPGREAILSRLIEVLLIETLRGEATAWSPNTGVLGGLADPQLAKALASIHADVGRGWTLAELARDAGMSRSVFARRFSEAVGAAPVEYLLRWRMALAKDALLHGRGTLDEIAATVGYKSASAFSTAFSHRVGCPPSEFAAMLRGREATTAAARATLEEAAAVPARRDPKVRRDALADIRKRRAPADRLARPPA; this is translated from the coding sequence ATGGATGCTTTGAGCGAGATCGTGCGGCTGCTTAGGCCGGAGACCGTGCTGCTCGGTGAGATGGCGGCGGCCGGACGCTGGGGCTTGCGCATGCCGCCGCAGCCGGGACCGGTGTTCTACCTCGTGACTGAAGGCCGCTGCTGGTATGTGCCCGACGAGGGCGCCCCGACCGAGCTGATCGAGGGCGATTACATGCTGTCGCTGCGGCCGGCGAGCGACACCTTCGTCAGTGAGCCCGGCGCCGAGATCGTGCTGACGACCGAGGCGTACAAGCGTGCCCACAAGGTTGACGGTGAACTGCGCTTGGGCGACCCGGAGCGGCTTCCGACGACGCGCAAGCTCGGCGGCCTCATCCTGTGCAATCCGGCGAACGCGGATCTCCTGCTGGAGCTGCTGCCTCGCGTCGTGATGGTGCGTGCCGAGCGCGACGCGAACGCCCGCCTCCGCGCGCTTCTCTCCCTGCTCAAGCAGGAAGCCGACGGCGCCAGTCCCGGCCGCGAAGCGATTCTTTCGCGCCTTATCGAAGTGCTGCTCATCGAGACGCTGCGCGGCGAAGCCACCGCGTGGTCACCCAATACCGGCGTGCTCGGCGGCCTCGCCGATCCGCAACTGGCCAAGGCGTTGGCCAGCATCCACGCCGACGTCGGCCGTGGATGGACGCTCGCCGAGCTGGCGCGCGACGCCGGCATGTCGCGCTCTGTCTTCGCGCGCCGTTTCTCCGAAGCTGTCGGCGCCGCGCCGGTGGAGTATCTGCTGCGCTGGCGCATGGCGCTCGCCAAGGACGCGCTGCTGCACGGCCGCGGCACGTTGGACGAGATAGCCGCGACCGTCGGCTATAAATCGGCGAGCGCCTTCAGCACCGCGTTCAGCCACAGGGTAGGCTGCCCGCCAAGCGAATTCGCCGCAATGCTGCGTGGCCGCGAAGCCACGACCGCGGCGGCCAGAGCGACGCTAGAGGAAGCTGCGGCCGTGCCTGCCCGGCGCGATCCCAAGGTGCGCCGCGACGCTCTCGCCGATATCCGCAAGCGTCGCGCGCCCGCCGATCGCCTTGCCCGGCCGCCCGCGTAA
- a CDS encoding phosphopentomutase, with protein MARAIIMVMDSFGIGGAEDAAAFGDAGSDTLGHIAAACAVGAGDKAGLRSGKLSMPNLTGLGLGRAAEASTGTLPPGLEAPPSPDAIWGYARETSTGKDTPSGHWEMAGVPVSFAWTYFPDTVPAFPKALTDALISEAKLPGILGNRHASGMPIIHELGPESIRTGKPICYTSADSVFQIAAHETHFGLERLYEVCEVARRLCDPLNIGRVIARPFVGETIERFKRTANRRDYAVPPPEPTILDRLEAAGRKVFSVGKIGDIFAHRGTGTILKAPNDMALFDRALEALGQAGDGDFVFANFVDFDTLYGHARNVPGYAAALEMFDRRVPEMLSALRDGDLVIFTADHGNDPTWRGTDHTREHVAICATLRGRPGKAIGGRATLADIGESVAAHLGIAPGRHGRSFL; from the coding sequence ATGGCGCGCGCGATCATCATGGTCATGGATTCCTTCGGCATCGGCGGGGCGGAGGATGCAGCCGCCTTCGGCGACGCGGGCTCCGATACGCTGGGCCATATCGCGGCGGCGTGCGCTGTCGGCGCCGGCGACAAGGCGGGGCTGCGGAGCGGGAAACTCAGCATGCCCAATCTGACGGGGCTGGGCTTAGGTCGCGCGGCGGAGGCCTCGACGGGCACGCTGCCGCCGGGGCTGGAGGCTCCGCCCTCGCCCGACGCGATCTGGGGCTATGCGCGCGAAACGTCGACCGGGAAGGATACGCCCTCCGGCCACTGGGAGATGGCGGGCGTGCCGGTGTCGTTTGCCTGGACGTATTTTCCGGACACGGTGCCGGCATTTCCGAAGGCGCTGACCGATGCATTGATCAGCGAGGCGAAGCTGCCGGGGATACTCGGCAACAGGCATGCGTCGGGGATGCCGATCATCCACGAACTCGGCCCGGAGTCGATCCGGACGGGGAAGCCGATCTGCTACACGAGCGCGGATTCGGTTTTCCAGATCGCGGCGCACGAAACGCATTTCGGGCTGGAGCGCCTGTACGAGGTCTGCGAGGTGGCGCGGCGGCTGTGCGACCCGCTCAATATCGGACGGGTGATCGCGCGGCCGTTCGTCGGCGAGACGATCGAGAGGTTCAAGCGGACCGCGAACCGGCGCGACTATGCGGTGCCGCCGCCGGAGCCGACGATCCTCGACCGGCTGGAGGCGGCGGGGCGGAAGGTTTTCTCGGTCGGCAAGATCGGCGACATCTTCGCGCATCGCGGGACCGGCACGATCCTCAAGGCGCCGAACGACATGGCGCTGTTCGACCGGGCGCTTGAGGCACTGGGCCAGGCGGGCGACGGGGATTTCGTCTTCGCGAATTTTGTCGATTTCGACACGCTGTATGGGCATGCGCGGAACGTGCCCGGGTATGCGGCGGCGCTCGAGATGTTCGACCGGCGCGTGCCGGAGATGCTCTCCGCGTTACGCGACGGCGATCTGGTGATCTTTACCGCGGATCACGGCAACGATCCGACGTGGCGCGGGACCGACCACACGCGGGAGCATGTTGCGATCTGCGCGACATTACGCGGGCGGCCGGGCAAGGCGATCGGCGGGCGCGCGACGCTTGCGGATATCGGCGAGAGCGTCGCGGCGCACCTTGGGATCGCGCCGGGCAGGCACGGCCGCAGCTTCCTCTAG
- the upp gene encoding uracil phosphoribosyltransferase has protein sequence MQGVTVVNHPLVQHKLTLMRDKGTPTVQFRQLLREIALLLTYEVTRDLPLTTKRIETPVAAMDAPILQGKKPVYASILRAGNGLLEGMLDLVPSARVAHIGIYRNPQTLEPVEYYFKAPEDLADRLVIVVDPMLATANSASAAIEKLKQRGAKDIRFVCLLAAPEGIARLQKAHPDVPIYTAAIDQRLNDHGYIVPGLGDAGDRLYGTK, from the coding sequence ATGCAGGGCGTCACCGTCGTCAACCACCCCCTCGTTCAGCACAAGCTCACGTTGATGCGCGACAAGGGCACGCCGACGGTGCAGTTCCGCCAGTTGCTGCGCGAGATCGCGCTCCTCCTCACCTACGAGGTGACGCGCGACCTGCCGCTGACCACCAAGCGCATCGAGACGCCGGTCGCCGCGATGGACGCGCCGATCCTGCAGGGCAAGAAGCCGGTGTATGCCTCGATCCTGCGCGCCGGCAACGGCCTGCTGGAAGGCATGCTCGACCTCGTGCCTTCGGCCCGCGTCGCCCACATCGGCATCTACCGCAACCCGCAGACGCTCGAGCCGGTCGAGTATTACTTCAAGGCGCCCGAGGATCTCGCCGATCGCCTGGTCATCGTCGTCGACCCGATGCTGGCCACCGCCAACTCCGCATCGGCCGCCATCGAGAAGCTCAAGCAGCGCGGCGCCAAGGACATCCGCTTCGTCTGCCTGCTCGCCGCGCCGGAGGGCATCGCCCGCCTGCAGAAGGCGCACCCAGACGTGCCGATCTACACCGCCGCCATCGACCAGCGCCTCAACGACCACGGCTACATCGTCCCCGGCCTCGGCGACGCCGGCGACCGCCTCTACGGCACGAAGTAG
- a CDS encoding SDR family oxidoreductase, with protein sequence MKPKFGAIYPSLKGRTVLVTGGGSGIGESVVEHFAAQGSKVGFLDIADKPSQALAARLKKKHRTVHFEHCDLTDIAALKVAIANVRKALGPVTILVNNAAHDERHALADVTPEYFDNRIAVNLKHQLFAIQQVVPDMQKAGGGAIVNMSSGSWMVGSQNMPVYVASKIASYGLVRGLARDLGRQNIRINAISPGWIMTKRQKELWVTPDALEQLMKDQSLQRTLDPAEIARAVLFFASDESSAATNQNFVFDGGWV encoded by the coding sequence ATGAAACCGAAATTCGGCGCCATCTACCCAAGCCTGAAGGGCCGCACGGTGCTGGTCACCGGCGGCGGCTCCGGCATCGGCGAATCCGTCGTGGAGCATTTCGCCGCGCAGGGGTCGAAGGTCGGCTTCCTCGACATTGCCGATAAGCCGTCGCAGGCCTTGGCCGCGCGCCTGAAGAAGAAGCACCGGACGGTCCACTTCGAGCACTGCGACCTCACTGACATCGCCGCGCTGAAAGTCGCGATCGCGAACGTGCGCAAGGCGCTCGGCCCCGTCACCATCCTGGTCAACAACGCCGCCCACGACGAGCGTCACGCGCTCGCCGATGTCACGCCCGAATATTTCGACAACCGCATCGCCGTGAACCTCAAGCATCAGTTGTTTGCAATTCAGCAGGTGGTGCCCGACATGCAGAAGGCCGGCGGCGGCGCGATCGTCAACATGAGCTCCGGCTCGTGGATGGTCGGCAGCCAGAACATGCCGGTCTACGTCGCCTCCAAGATCGCCTCCTACGGCCTGGTCCGCGGCCTCGCGCGCGATCTCGGCCGCCAGAACATCCGCATCAACGCGATCTCGCCCGGCTGGATCATGACCAAGCGCCAGAAGGAATTGTGGGTGACGCCCGACGCGCTGGAACAACTGATGAAGGACCAGTCCCTCCAGCGCACGCTCGACCCGGCCGAGATCGCGCGCGCTGTCCTCTTCTTCGCCTCCGACGAATCCTCCGCCGCCACCAACCAGAACTTCGTCTTCGACGGCGGCTGGGTGTAG
- a CDS encoding TIGR02281 family clan AA aspartic protease, giving the protein MQQRFLAISAAIVFAAVALPYVLPGVVSSLTAEADLVANGPEEPRTVTIGADDKGHFATEAAIDGRTLAMVVDTGATKVVLSEKAARDLGIEPRPGDYIARVQTANGIIPAAPVSLGVLSVGNVAVQDVAAVVVKGDALELNLLGMSFLSRLTKFEAGDGQLVLVQ; this is encoded by the coding sequence ATGCAGCAGCGTTTCCTCGCCATCTCCGCCGCAATCGTGTTTGCGGCCGTCGCGCTCCCCTATGTCCTGCCGGGCGTCGTCTCGTCGCTGACCGCGGAAGCCGATCTCGTCGCCAACGGCCCGGAAGAGCCGCGCACCGTCACCATCGGCGCCGACGACAAGGGCCACTTCGCCACCGAGGCGGCCATCGACGGCCGCACGCTGGCGATGGTGGTCGACACCGGCGCCACCAAGGTGGTGCTGTCGGAGAAGGCCGCCCGCGACCTCGGCATCGAGCCGCGCCCCGGCGACTACATCGCCCGCGTCCAGACGGCGAACGGCATCATTCCCGCGGCGCCCGTGTCGCTCGGCGTGCTCAGCGTCGGCAACGTCGCCGTCCAGGATGTCGCGGCCGTCGTCGTAAAAGGCGATGCGCTGGAACTGAATCTGCTCGGTATGAGTTTCCTCAGTCGACTGACGAAATTCGAGGCCGGCGACGGGCAGCTCGTCCTCGTTCAATAG
- a CDS encoding phosphomannomutase/phosphoglucomutase: MLPKPVAALTPNTFAYETTPLVKPTGFREYDARWWFGVPGSPKAPELNLMGATAIGMGLGTLLGEMGVHRDIVVGHDYRAYSQSIKLALVAGLVASGCRVRDIGLAVTPMAYFAQFELGVPAVAMVTASHNENGWTGVKMGAERPLTFGPDEMTRLKDIVLSATFNQKDGGTYEFIDNFAARYMASFGDRPRWKRKMKVVVACGNGTAGAFAPTVLAALGANVVPLDVELDYNFPRYNPNPEDMEMLHAISKAVKESGADLGLGFDGDGDRCGAIDNNGDEIFADKVGVMLARDLSAVHPNSTFVVDVKSTGLYATDPVLKQNGARTDYWKTGHSYIKRRVNELHALAGFEKSGHYFFATPIGRGYDDGLLSAIAILDMMDRNPGKSLADLTGALSKTWGSPTMSATCPDEEKYGVADEVKAKFEKMKSAGDKIDGHAIVDLITVNGVRVVTDDGTWGLVRASSNKPELVVVVESPVSEARMRAMFATVDKALREGHPSVGAYNQTV; encoded by the coding sequence ATGCTGCCGAAGCCCGTCGCCGCACTCACCCCCAACACCTTCGCCTACGAGACGACGCCGCTGGTCAAGCCGACCGGCTTCCGCGAATACGACGCGCGCTGGTGGTTCGGCGTGCCCGGCTCGCCGAAGGCGCCGGAGCTCAACCTGATGGGTGCCACCGCCATCGGCATGGGGCTGGGCACGCTGCTCGGCGAAATGGGCGTCCACCGCGACATCGTCGTCGGCCACGACTACCGCGCCTATTCCCAGTCGATAAAGCTGGCGCTCGTCGCCGGCCTGGTCGCCTCCGGCTGCCGCGTCCGCGACATCGGCCTCGCCGTCACGCCGATGGCCTATTTCGCCCAGTTCGAGCTGGGCGTGCCGGCCGTCGCCATGGTCACCGCCTCGCACAACGAGAACGGCTGGACCGGCGTCAAGATGGGCGCCGAGCGCCCGCTCACCTTCGGCCCCGACGAGATGACGCGCCTGAAGGACATCGTGCTCTCCGCGACGTTCAACCAGAAGGACGGCGGCACCTACGAGTTCATCGACAATTTCGCCGCCCGCTACATGGCCTCGTTCGGCGACAGGCCGCGCTGGAAGCGCAAGATGAAGGTCGTCGTCGCCTGCGGCAACGGCACCGCCGGCGCCTTCGCCCCCACGGTGCTGGCCGCACTCGGCGCCAACGTAGTCCCCCTCGATGTCGAGCTCGACTACAACTTCCCGCGCTACAATCCCAACCCGGAAGACATGGAGATGCTCCATGCCATCAGCAAGGCGGTGAAGGAGAGCGGCGCCGATCTCGGTCTCGGCTTCGACGGCGACGGCGATCGCTGCGGCGCCATCGACAACAACGGCGACGAGATCTTCGCCGACAAGGTCGGCGTCATGCTGGCGCGCGACCTCTCCGCCGTGCACCCGAATTCCACCTTCGTCGTCGACGTGAAGTCGACCGGCCTCTACGCCACCGATCCGGTGCTGAAGCAGAACGGCGCCAGGACCGACTACTGGAAGACCGGCCATTCCTACATCAAGCGCCGCGTCAACGAGCTGCACGCGCTCGCCGGCTTCGAGAAGTCCGGCCACTATTTCTTCGCCACTCCGATCGGCCGCGGCTACGACGACGGCCTGCTCTCGGCGATCGCCATCCTCGACATGATGGACCGCAACCCCGGCAAGTCGCTCGCCGATCTCACCGGCGCGCTGTCCAAGACGTGGGGCTCGCCGACCATGTCGGCGACCTGCCCGGACGAGGAGAAGTACGGCGTCGCCGACGAGGTGAAGGCGAAGTTCGAGAAAATGAAATCCGCCGGCGACAAGATCGACGGCCACGCCATCGTCGATCTGATCACCGTCAACGGCGTCCGCGTCGTCACCGACGACGGCACCTGGGGCCTCGTCCGCGCCTCGTCCAACAAGCCCGAGCTGGTGGTCGTGGTCGAGAGTCCGGTGTCGGAGGCGCGCATGCGTGCTATGTTCGCGACCGTCGATAAGGCGCTCCGCGAGGGCCATCCCTCCGTCGGCGCCTACAACCAGACAGTCTAG
- a CDS encoding aldose epimerase family protein — MESRLFGRLPDGTEVREVTIAAADLTVSVLTVGAVIRDIRLAGVGHPLVLGFDRAEDYVLHSPHVGAVAGRSANRIAKGRFAIDGRPYQVSLNEKGKQHLHGGFVGFGMRNWTLVASDAASVTLRIVSPDGEEGYPGRVEATVRYSVEAGNVLRMEATATTDAPTLVNLAQHSYFNLDDSPDILDHTIQILADSYTPTDADLIPTGEVLAVAGSNFDFRAPHTIRRMRGTDRIAFDKNYVVGRQRSATPREQARLSSPKSGVTLSVASTEPGLQFYDGMSMNIPVPGLGGRRYKVNGGVCLEPQLFPDAPNHPGFPTSILRPGETYRQITTFTFAR; from the coding sequence ATGGAGTCGCGCCTATTCGGGCGGCTGCCGGACGGCACTGAAGTCCGCGAAGTCACCATCGCCGCGGCCGACCTGACGGTCAGTGTTTTGACCGTCGGCGCCGTCATTCGCGATATCCGCCTCGCCGGCGTCGGCCATCCCCTCGTGCTGGGCTTCGACCGTGCCGAGGATTACGTCCTCCATTCGCCCCACGTCGGCGCCGTCGCCGGCCGCTCCGCCAACCGCATCGCCAAGGGCCGCTTCGCCATCGACGGCCGCCCGTACCAGGTGTCGCTGAACGAGAAGGGCAAGCAGCACCTGCACGGCGGCTTCGTCGGCTTCGGCATGCGCAACTGGACGCTGGTCGCGAGCGACGCGGCGAGCGTGACGCTCCGCATCGTCAGCCCGGACGGCGAGGAGGGCTACCCCGGACGTGTCGAGGCGACGGTGCGCTACTCGGTCGAGGCCGGCAACGTCCTCCGCATGGAGGCGACGGCCACCACCGACGCGCCGACGCTGGTCAACCTCGCCCAGCATTCGTACTTCAACCTCGACGATTCGCCGGACATCCTCGATCACACGATCCAGATCCTCGCCGACTCCTACACGCCGACCGACGCCGATCTGATCCCGACCGGCGAGGTTCTCGCCGTTGCCGGTTCCAATTTCGATTTCCGCGCCCCGCATACGATCCGGCGCATGCGCGGCACCGATCGCATCGCGTTCGACAAGAACTACGTCGTCGGCCGCCAGCGCTCTGCCACGCCGCGCGAGCAGGCGCGCCTCTCGTCGCCGAAGAGCGGCGTCACCTTGTCGGTCGCCTCGACCGAACCGGGCCTCCAGTTCTACGACGGCATGTCGATGAACATCCCGGTCCCCGGCCTCGGCGGCCGCCGCTATAAGGTCAACGGCGGCGTCTGCCTCGAGCCGCAACTCTTCCCCGACGCCCCCAACCACCCCGGCTTCCCGACCTCGATCCTCCGCCCGGGCGAAACCTACCGCCAGATCACCACCTTCACCTTCGCGCGCTAG
- the phnD gene encoding phosphate/phosphite/phosphonate ABC transporter substrate-binding protein translates to MILAMTIAATAANADWREDVKVLRVGILTAETPGADIARLEPFRAYLADRIALPVELVPATSMATLIEAETSGRVQYAIFSASAYAAASEICQCVEPLALPAAMDGSRGFHAILLARADSPMQKLEDTDGARLALGASDSVAGRLVPLKAFAAAGIDPASHFAALYESPGPVDAIRALLDGRADLALAWSSLAGDAATGYSFGPLATMVAAGALSMDQVRILWQSPLIPFGPHAVRTDMPAEEKTALRDALTAMGAEAPDILDAVDRSAYGGGGFVAATAEDYAPLAALVAPLPAAPPTTPAVAR, encoded by the coding sequence ATGATTCTGGCAATGACTATCGCGGCCACCGCCGCCAACGCCGACTGGCGCGAGGACGTGAAGGTCCTGCGCGTCGGCATCCTCACCGCGGAAACCCCCGGCGCCGACATCGCGCGCCTCGAGCCGTTCCGCGCCTATCTCGCCGACAGGATCGCGCTGCCGGTGGAACTCGTCCCCGCCACGTCGATGGCTACCCTGATCGAGGCCGAGACCAGCGGCCGCGTGCAGTACGCGATCTTCTCCGCCAGCGCCTATGCCGCGGCTTCCGAGATCTGCCAATGCGTCGAGCCGCTGGCGCTGCCCGCCGCGATGGATGGCTCGCGCGGCTTCCACGCCATCCTGCTCGCCCGCGCCGATAGCCCGATGCAGAAACTCGAGGATACCGATGGCGCCCGCCTGGCGCTCGGCGCCTCCGATTCGGTCGCCGGCCGGCTCGTGCCGCTGAAGGCCTTCGCCGCCGCCGGCATCGATCCGGCGTCGCACTTCGCCGCCCTCTACGAATCGCCCGGTCCGGTCGACGCCATCCGCGCGCTGCTCGACGGCCGCGCCGATCTGGCGCTCGCCTGGTCGAGCCTCGCCGGAGACGCCGCCACCGGCTACTCGTTCGGCCCGCTGGCCACCATGGTCGCCGCCGGCGCGCTGTCGATGGATCAGGTGCGCATCCTCTGGCAATCGCCGCTGATCCCGTTCGGCCCGCATGCGGTGAGGACCGACATGCCCGCCGAGGAAAAGACCGCGCTCCGCGATGCGCTGACCGCGATGGGGGCAGAGGCGCCCGATATACTCGACGCGGTCGATCGCTCGGCCTATGGCGGCGGTGGATTTGTCGCGGCGACCGCGGAAGATTACGCGCCGCTGGCGGCGCTGGTCGCGCCTTTGCCCGCCGCGCCGCCTACGACGCCGGCGGTGGCCCGCTGA
- a CDS encoding TadE/TadG family type IV pilus assembly protein, protein MVGGGIIMRLKRPLWLFRRNAQGVSAVEFALILPVMLTLYLGCNELGNGLTIARKVTHITSTLSDLVTQSKDAISAGDMTNIMNAASSIMTPYSASSLKIRISEYHIDGATPPKVHVVWSSANANDTPLPIDPHETDTTKAAKPNTYITNLPQTLLTPNTYLITAEVHYDYTPTIGYVLTGHFDLHDQFYLRPRLSNGISGPPPAS, encoded by the coding sequence ATGGTAGGCGGCGGCATCATCATGCGGCTCAAGCGGCCGCTCTGGCTTTTCCGGCGCAACGCGCAGGGCGTCTCGGCGGTCGAGTTCGCGCTCATCCTGCCGGTGATGCTGACGCTCTATCTCGGCTGCAACGAACTCGGCAACGGCCTGACGATCGCGCGCAAGGTGACGCACATCACCAGCACGCTGAGCGATCTGGTGACGCAGTCGAAGGATGCGATCTCGGCCGGCGACATGACTAACATCATGAACGCGGCGTCGTCGATCATGACGCCGTATTCGGCGAGCTCGCTGAAGATCAGGATCAGCGAGTATCACATCGACGGCGCCACGCCGCCCAAGGTGCACGTCGTGTGGAGCTCGGCCAATGCCAACGACACGCCGCTGCCGATCGATCCGCATGAAACCGACACGACCAAGGCGGCGAAGCCGAACACGTACATCACCAACCTGCCGCAGACGCTGCTGACGCCGAACACGTACCTGATCACGGCCGAGGTGCACTACGACTACACGCCGACGATCGGCTACGTCCTGACCGGCCACTTCGACCTGCACGATCAGTTCTACCTGCGCCCGCGCCTCAGCAACGGCATCAGCGGGCCACCGCCGGCGTCGTAG
- a CDS encoding TadE/TadG family type IV pilus assembly protein translates to MASVIGRLRNLGTAARDSAARAVVGRFVRSARGATAVEFSLVALPFFALMFAILETALTFFAQNYFEDTLARVARQVRTGQAQKVEMTSDQFKAAMCVYLAPMFNCPGGLSIDLKKFSSFGSIDLGIPTVASGADKGNLDTTNLGFLGNTKGGDIILVRAYYSWPVFVNRLGNNLATMPNGTHLLVATAAFRNEPFPW, encoded by the coding sequence ATGGCATCCGTTATCGGCAGGCTCAGGAATCTCGGCACAGCCGCACGCGACAGCGCGGCGCGCGCCGTCGTCGGCCGATTCGTCCGCAGCGCGCGCGGCGCGACCGCGGTCGAATTCAGTCTCGTCGCGCTGCCGTTTTTCGCGCTGATGTTCGCGATCCTCGAGACGGCGCTGACGTTCTTCGCGCAGAACTACTTCGAGGACACGCTGGCGCGCGTCGCCCGCCAGGTGCGCACCGGGCAGGCGCAGAAGGTCGAGATGACCTCCGACCAGTTCAAGGCGGCGATGTGCGTGTATCTCGCGCCGATGTTCAACTGCCCGGGCGGCCTCAGCATCGACCTCAAGAAGTTTTCCTCGTTCGGCTCGATCGATCTCGGCATTCCGACCGTCGCCAGCGGGGCCGACAAAGGCAATCTCGACACGACGAACCTGGGCTTCCTGGGCAACACGAAGGGCGGCGACATCATCCTGGTGCGCGCCTACTACTCGTGGCCGGTGTTCGTGAACCGGCTCGGCAACAACCTCGCCACCATGCCGAACGGCACGCACCTGCTGGTCGCCACGGCGGCATTCCGCAACGAGCCCTTCCCATGGTAG